A region of Nitrosarchaeum sp. DNA encodes the following proteins:
- a CDS encoding thrombospondin type 3 repeat-containing protein: DVVPPTDTDGDGIPDSSDSCPTQDETINGFEDSDGCPDVVPPKDTDNDGIDDKIDQCPTQAETFNGIEDSDGCPDVTAPKDTDNDGIDDKIDQCPTQAETFNGIEDSDGCPDVATLQDSDKDGIINSADLCPRSPETFNGFEDSDGCPDNSPVIDTDGDLIIDTLDQCPTQSETVNGFQDSDGCPDVAQPTDTDGDGIPDSIDSCPTQSETVNGFQDLDGCPDIIPTTDSTPISESEDDNSLLQWTAVIASVITAVGAIGAAKLRKSS; this comes from the coding sequence GATGTAGTTCCTCCAACTGACACTGATGGTGATGGCATTCCAGATTCTTCAGATTCTTGTCCTACACAAGATGAAACGATAAACGGATTTGAAGATTCAGATGGTTGTCCAGATGTAGTTCCTCCAAAAGATACTGATAATGATGGAATTGATGATAAAATAGATCAATGTCCTACTCAAGCTGAAACATTTAACGGGATTGAAGATTCAGATGGTTGTCCAGATGTAACAGCACCTAAAGATACTGATAATGATGGAATTGATGATAAAATAGATCAATGTCCTACTCAAGCTGAAACATTTAACGGGATTGAAGATTCAGATGGTTGTCCAGATGTAGCTACACTTCAAGACTCTGATAAAGATGGAATTATCAATTCTGCAGATCTTTGTCCGCGTTCTCCTGAAACATTTAACGGATTTGAAGATTCAGACGGTTGTCCAGATAATTCACCTGTAATTGATACTGACGGTGATTTGATCATTGATACACTTGATCAATGTCCAACCCAATCTGAAACTGTTAATGGCTTTCAGGATTCAGATGGTTGTCCAGATGTAGCCCAACCAACTGACACTGATGGTGATGGCATTCCAGATTCTATTGATTCTTGTCCAACCCAATCTGAAACTGTTAATGGCTTTCAGGATTTAGATGGCTGTCCTGATATCATTCCAACAACTGATTCCACTCCAATTTCTGAATCTGAGGATGATAACTCTCTATTGCAATGGACTGCTGTAATAGCTTCTGTTATTACTGCTGTAGGTGCAATTGGAGCTGCAAAATTAAGAAAATCCTCTTAA
- a CDS encoding radical SAM protein — protein sequence MAGKRIVLTADRSLMTNYRGNFLYGFIACGPYEVLPEWVFDKVFCPPVETDPITGESKVAQVGLRRVESALLQGYKRDEVFIANPEMLEKSIGPDTKVVGINVMDPLGMAPVTTTMSPEKLSYVAMKFKKMCANIIQLKKKYDFHVVVGGNGAWELAKSDRMQIHGIDTVVVGEADELALDLFHDLEKGDAPELMHCFVKNIQNIPVIEGPTINSLIEAMRGCGRGCDFCDVNKRSKKDLPLERLQYEAKINLDYGFDSVWLHSDEMLLYGCDNRDFIPNRDAITELWKGLKGLGANFIGTTHMTFSAVAADPELMRQISRINKQDETGRWLATNLGIETVAPNMVKKHLGVKTRPFAPEEWGSVVREGAKILNDNHWFPAATIIIGWPDETPDDVQYTIDMMSDFREMNFRGLVAPLLYQDFSEKNSMHFGNLNEAQFTLFWKCWENNLRVINDIIPIILRNKTYGPPMKVFMYGILKAGTWAIMRYLRGLCKDLFNGRTPDEIIDKYARSRSVTAPKIQTKKL from the coding sequence TTGGCTGGAAAACGAATTGTTCTAACTGCTGATCGTAGTTTAATGACAAATTATAGAGGAAATTTTCTTTATGGATTTATTGCCTGTGGACCATATGAAGTCCTTCCAGAATGGGTGTTTGACAAAGTTTTCTGTCCTCCAGTTGAAACAGATCCAATTACAGGAGAATCAAAAGTTGCTCAAGTTGGATTAAGAAGAGTGGAAAGTGCATTACTTCAAGGATACAAACGCGATGAAGTTTTTATTGCAAATCCAGAGATGTTAGAAAAATCAATTGGACCAGATACCAAAGTAGTTGGAATCAATGTGATGGATCCTTTGGGAATGGCACCAGTTACAACAACAATGTCACCTGAAAAATTATCTTATGTTGCTATGAAATTCAAAAAAATGTGTGCAAATATTATTCAATTAAAAAAGAAATACGATTTTCATGTGGTAGTTGGTGGAAACGGTGCATGGGAACTTGCAAAATCGGATAGAATGCAAATTCACGGAATAGATACTGTAGTCGTAGGGGAAGCTGATGAATTAGCTTTGGATTTATTTCATGATTTAGAAAAAGGCGATGCACCAGAATTAATGCATTGTTTTGTAAAAAATATACAAAATATTCCAGTTATTGAAGGGCCAACAATAAATTCACTCATTGAAGCAATGAGAGGATGCGGTAGAGGGTGTGATTTTTGTGATGTAAATAAAAGATCAAAGAAAGATTTACCATTAGAAAGATTACAGTATGAAGCAAAGATCAATTTAGATTACGGATTTGATTCAGTATGGCTCCATTCTGATGAGATGTTACTTTATGGATGCGATAATAGAGACTTTATTCCAAATAGAGATGCCATAACAGAACTTTGGAAAGGACTAAAAGGATTGGGAGCCAATTTTATAGGAACTACACATATGACTTTTTCAGCAGTTGCTGCAGATCCAGAGCTAATGCGACAAATTTCAAGGATTAACAAACAAGATGAAACCGGTAGATGGCTTGCAACAAATTTGGGAATTGAGACAGTTGCACCAAACATGGTAAAAAAACATCTAGGTGTGAAAACAAGACCATTTGCTCCTGAAGAATGGGGTAGTGTGGTAAGAGAAGGAGCAAAAATTTTGAATGACAATCATTGGTTCCCAGCTGCGACAATTATCATAGGATGGCCAGATGAAACACCAGACGATGTACAATACACTATTGATATGATGAGTGACTTTAGAGAAATGAATTTCAGAGGACTAGTTGCACCATTACTTTATCAAGACTTTAGTGAAAAGAACTCAATGCATTTTGGAAATTTGAATGAGGCCCAGTTTACATTATTTTGGAAATGTTGGGAAAACAATCTTCGTGTAATTAATGACATCATTCCAATTATTCTTAGAAATAAGACATATGGTCCACCAATGAAAGTATTCATGTATGGAATTCTAAAAGCAGGTACATGGGCAATAATGAGATATCTAAGAGGATTATGTAAAGATCTATTCAATGGAAGAACTCCAGACGAAATTATTGATAAATATGCCAGAAGTAGATCTGTGACGGCTCCAAAAATTCAAACGAAAAAATTATAG
- the larB gene encoding nickel pincer cofactor biosynthesis protein LarB — MEIHEILKSLEKGKISLDKAKKLLSLYSIEEIEGIAKIDINRRKRKGIPEVIFAESKKIDEIEKIIQKTLEKTNSVVVSRIKKEDYSKILAFAKKLKIKIKTGKNSSTIVLFKKQIKSKGGKVGILAAGTSDIGVAEEARLMCEAMNCKCITSYDVGVAGIQRIFPILKEMVNEEVDCIIVVAGMEGALATLVSSMVDIPVIGIPTSVGYGYGGKGIAALASMLQSCSLGLSVVNIDNGIAAGAISANIANRVIQKSVQSNTN; from the coding sequence TTGGAAATTCATGAAATTTTAAAATCATTGGAAAAAGGAAAAATTTCATTAGATAAAGCAAAAAAACTATTATCACTATATTCAATTGAGGAAATAGAAGGTATTGCCAAAATTGATATTAATAGAAGAAAGCGTAAAGGAATACCAGAAGTAATTTTTGCAGAAAGTAAAAAAATAGATGAAATTGAAAAAATTATTCAAAAAACATTAGAGAAAACTAATTCAGTGGTAGTTTCAAGAATCAAAAAAGAAGATTATTCAAAAATTTTAGCATTTGCAAAAAAATTAAAAATAAAAATTAAAACTGGAAAAAATTCATCAACTATAGTACTTTTTAAAAAACAAATTAAATCCAAAGGCGGAAAAGTAGGCATATTGGCAGCTGGAACATCAGATATAGGAGTTGCTGAAGAAGCTAGATTAATGTGTGAAGCAATGAATTGTAAATGCATTACGAGCTATGATGTCGGGGTTGCTGGAATTCAAAGAATATTTCCAATTTTAAAAGAAATGGTAAATGAAGAAGTTGATTGCATTATTGTAGTTGCAGGAATGGAAGGAGCATTAGCCACTCTAGTTTCATCAATGGTAGATATTCCAGTAATAGGAATACCAACTTCCGTTGGATATGGATATGGTGGAAAAGGCATAGCTGCGCTGGCTTCAATGTTACAAAGTTGTTCGTTAGGATTATCAGTGGTCAATATAGACAACGGTATTGCGGCTGGTGCAATATCTGCAAATATAGCAAATAGAGTAATACAAAAATCAGTACAAAGCAACACTAATTGA
- a CDS encoding malate dehydrogenase translates to MITIIGSGKVGGDAALFSALKRLDDQILLLDVAEGLPQGEAMDINHMLSEQGIDVEVKGSNNFEDMKGSKIVVVVAGSGRKPGMTRMDLLKINATIVKSVVENIKKYANDSMIIPVTNPLDPMAYITYKVSGFDRSRVFGMGGMLDLSRFRQFIHEATGYSRDSIRALVIGEHGENMLPLPRFSSVSGIPLSSFLPKQKLDELVQNTKQVAAKVIELKGATVHAPGNAISAMIESVVRDRKQVIPVATYLDGEYGHSDVTIGVPAVIGKKGVEKIIELDLNAEEKQSFDAGIQNVKSAISGIQI, encoded by the coding sequence ATGATTACAATAATTGGTTCAGGAAAAGTTGGTGGAGATGCAGCGCTATTCTCAGCATTAAAGCGATTAGATGATCAAATACTTTTACTCGACGTGGCAGAAGGATTACCGCAAGGAGAGGCAATGGATATCAATCACATGTTGTCAGAACAAGGAATAGATGTAGAAGTAAAAGGATCAAATAATTTTGAAGATATGAAAGGTTCTAAGATAGTAGTCGTTGTTGCTGGTTCTGGAAGAAAACCAGGAATGACAAGAATGGATCTTTTAAAAATTAATGCAACTATTGTAAAAAGTGTCGTAGAAAATATCAAAAAATATGCAAATGACTCCATGATAATTCCCGTGACAAACCCACTTGATCCAATGGCATACATTACTTACAAGGTATCAGGATTTGATAGAAGCAGAGTTTTTGGAATGGGAGGAATGCTAGATTTATCGAGATTCAGACAATTTATTCATGAAGCTACAGGATATTCACGTGATTCTATTAGAGCACTTGTAATTGGAGAACATGGTGAAAATATGTTACCATTGCCAAGATTTTCATCGGTTTCTGGAATTCCACTTTCTTCGTTTCTACCAAAACAAAAACTAGATGAACTTGTACAAAATACAAAACAGGTTGCAGCTAAGGTAATTGAGTTAAAAGGCGCAACTGTCCATGCACCCGGTAATGCAATCTCGGCGATGATTGAATCTGTTGTTAGAGATAGAAAACAAGTGATACCAGTTGCAACATATCTTGATGGGGAATATGGGCATTCAGATGTCACAATAGGTGTTCCTGCGGTAATTGGCAAGAAAGGTGTTGAAAAAATAATTGAACTTGACCTAAATGCTGAAGAAAAACAATCATTTGATGCAGGGATACAAAATGTTAAAAGTGCAATTTCAGGCATACAGATCTAA
- the larC gene encoding nickel pincer cofactor biosynthesis protein LarC produces the protein MVIVIDPQIAGISGDMILCSLVDLGANKTKIINGLKQSEKFLSNSTIKQIDFKKIDKHGIESTSLFLEIDEHVHERKGTEIKKAIMDSANEIGLSNKAKFFAESCIDTLISSESKIHGLPFESVHFHEASSIDTLIDIVGTAIAMDDLALFDEDIICMPIAVGGGTVTFSHGTMSNPASAIIQILKNSKFSIHGGQVKDELTTPTGASILVHLAKTSMDFYPSMEIISVGYGAGKKEFDEFSNVLKIVKGIQKNNFQLDSVKILETNVDDVSGEIMGNLIEKIMNKGARDVSIYNGITKKGRPTNLISVICDDSSLHEIMELLVIETGTLGIRVSTSDRFIVPRKIHNIKLIFDNNEFLVKYKVSSFKGKNDFKIEFDDLKLISNTLNKSIKETESLIRKEIMKLNVNYD, from the coding sequence ATGGTTATTGTTATTGATCCTCAAATAGCAGGCATATCTGGAGATATGATTCTCTGTTCTTTAGTGGATTTAGGTGCAAATAAAACCAAAATTATCAATGGGCTTAAACAATCTGAAAAATTTCTTTCAAATTCAACTATCAAACAAATTGATTTTAAAAAAATAGATAAACATGGAATAGAATCCACTTCATTATTTTTAGAAATTGATGAACACGTTCATGAAAGAAAAGGTACTGAAATTAAAAAAGCAATTATGGATTCTGCAAATGAGATTGGTCTTTCTAACAAAGCAAAATTTTTTGCAGAATCATGCATTGATACATTAATTTCATCTGAATCTAAAATTCATGGACTTCCTTTTGAATCAGTTCATTTTCACGAAGCATCTAGTATTGATACTTTGATAGATATTGTTGGAACTGCAATAGCTATGGATGATTTAGCGTTATTTGATGAAGATATTATTTGCATGCCAATTGCTGTAGGTGGAGGAACTGTGACATTTTCTCATGGAACCATGTCAAACCCTGCAAGTGCAATTATTCAAATCTTGAAAAATTCTAAATTCTCAATTCATGGTGGCCAAGTAAAAGATGAATTAACTACTCCTACTGGTGCTAGCATTCTTGTACATCTAGCAAAAACATCAATGGATTTCTATCCTTCAATGGAAATAATCTCTGTTGGATATGGTGCAGGAAAAAAAGAATTTGATGAATTTTCTAATGTTTTAAAGATTGTAAAAGGTATTCAAAAAAATAACTTTCAATTGGATTCTGTTAAAATTTTAGAAACTAATGTTGATGACGTCTCTGGAGAAATCATGGGAAATTTAATTGAAAAAATTATGAATAAAGGTGCTAGAGATGTTTCCATTTACAATGGTATTACTAAAAAAGGAAGACCCACAAATCTCATATCTGTCATATGTGATGATTCATCACTTCATGAAATTATGGAACTTCTAGTAATTGAAACTGGAACTTTGGGAATTCGTGTAAGTACTTCAGATCGTTTTATTGTGCCAAGAAAAATTCATAATATTAAACTAATTTTTGATAATAATGAATTTTTAGTAAAATACAAGGTTTCATCTTTTAAAGGAAAAAATGATTTTAAAATTGAATTTGATGATTTAAAATTGATCTCAAATACCTTAAACAAATCAATAAAGGAAACAGAATCATTGATTAGAAAAGAGATTATGAAATTAAATGTTAATTATGACTAA
- the larE gene encoding ATP-dependent sacrificial sulfur transferase LarE, translating into MTKLDNLIDWFGTKKKVMIALSGGVDSALVAYAAFQKLGASAIAVTADYKTLSKEELETAKQICSEIGIQQILLDYDELQNEEFVKNSSDRCFHCRLELGDHLVNLAKKHDVELIVDGTNLDDLGEYRPGIEALKNNGIRSPLVETNFTKNEIRITAKLVGLSVYDKPSNSCLASRIPWGQRVTNEKLIRIELGETFVKQITNVRQVRVRDLNGIAKIEVEKDKIFLLQGDALEEITKKLTLIGFQSVKVDPDGYRPGKINVIAD; encoded by the coding sequence ATGACTAAACTTGATAATCTTATTGATTGGTTTGGAACAAAGAAAAAGGTAATGATAGCTCTTTCTGGTGGTGTAGATAGTGCGCTTGTCGCTTATGCTGCATTTCAAAAATTAGGTGCATCTGCAATTGCAGTTACTGCAGACTACAAAACCTTGTCAAAAGAAGAACTAGAAACCGCCAAACAGATTTGTTCAGAAATAGGAATCCAGCAAATTCTTTTAGACTACGATGAGCTCCAAAATGAAGAATTTGTAAAGAATTCTTCGGATCGTTGTTTTCATTGTAGATTGGAATTAGGTGATCATTTGGTTAATCTTGCCAAAAAACATGATGTTGAATTAATTGTTGATGGGACTAACTTAGATGATTTAGGAGAATATCGTCCAGGAATTGAAGCCTTAAAAAACAATGGCATTAGAAGTCCTTTAGTAGAAACCAATTTTACCAAAAATGAAATTCGAATAACTGCAAAACTTGTAGGATTGTCCGTATATGATAAACCATCAAATTCTTGTTTAGCCTCACGAATTCCTTGGGGCCAGAGAGTAACAAATGAAAAATTAATTAGAATTGAATTAGGTGAAACATTTGTTAAACAAATTACAAATGTAAGACAAGTTAGAGTACGAGATCTAAATGGTATTGCAAAAATCGAAGTGGAGAAAGATAAAATATTTCTTCTTCAAGGTGATGCTTTGGAAGAAATTACTAAAAAATTAACGTTGATAGGATTTCAATCCGTTAAAGTAGATCCTGATGGATATAGACCTGGAAAAATTAATGTGATTGCAGATTGA
- a CDS encoding cysteine desulfurase family protein, which produces MIYLDNAASTQIHDDVLDAMLPYLKEQYGNPSSIHRYGRLAHKAIEKARKQIASLINADPSEIFLTSGGTESNNMALWGIASKKPSSKIITSSIEHDAILEPCKKLVKSGFDVLYLPVDNHGVVNLGTLKNSLSDDVCLVSIMFANNEIGTIEPIAKIAQLCNEQKILFHTDAVQAVGKTLIDVKQLGIDLLSISSHKINGPKGVGALYIRHGIDLDPLILGGGQEHGLRSGTENVANIVGFGRACEIAKLHLVENISYMKKLRDILIAKIINEIPYVTLNGDIENRLPNNAHFTFLGVAGEDLIIKLDEYGIAASTGSACSVHTQKASHVLQAMGFSHEQITGSLRLSLGVFNNEQQIDETVNILKKVTTELRSVSPFKEKYSF; this is translated from the coding sequence TTGATATATCTTGACAATGCAGCATCCACACAAATTCATGACGATGTTTTAGATGCAATGCTACCTTATCTTAAAGAACAATATGGTAATCCTTCATCAATACATCGATATGGTAGATTGGCTCATAAAGCTATAGAAAAAGCTAGAAAACAAATCGCATCCTTGATTAATGCAGACCCATCAGAAATTTTCCTTACATCTGGTGGCACTGAATCTAATAATATGGCACTTTGGGGAATTGCATCAAAAAAACCTTCTTCTAAAATAATTACTTCTTCAATTGAACACGACGCAATATTAGAACCATGTAAAAAATTAGTCAAAAGTGGATTTGATGTTCTTTATTTGCCTGTTGACAATCACGGTGTTGTAAATCTAGGTACACTAAAAAATTCTCTTTCAGACGATGTATGTCTTGTTTCAATAATGTTTGCTAATAATGAAATAGGAACGATTGAACCAATTGCAAAAATTGCTCAACTGTGTAATGAACAAAAAATTCTATTTCATACTGATGCTGTTCAGGCTGTAGGAAAAACTCTAATTGATGTAAAGCAATTAGGTATAGATTTACTTTCTATCTCATCTCATAAAATTAATGGACCTAAAGGTGTGGGTGCATTATACATCCGACATGGAATTGATTTAGATCCCCTAATTTTAGGTGGAGGTCAAGAACATGGTTTACGCTCAGGAACCGAAAATGTGGCAAATATTGTAGGGTTTGGAAGAGCATGTGAGATTGCTAAGCTCCATCTTGTTGAGAATATCTCCTACATGAAAAAACTTCGTGACATCCTTATTGCAAAAATCATCAATGAGATTCCATATGTTACACTTAATGGTGACATTGAAAATCGTTTACCAAATAATGCGCATTTTACTTTTCTTGGTGTTGCAGGTGAAGACTTGATTATAAAACTAGATGAGTATGGCATAGCCGCGTCTACTGGTTCTGCATGTTCAGTTCACACCCAAAAAGCATCTCATGTTTTACAAGCGATGGGTTTTTCACATGAACAAATTACTGGTTCATTAAGACTTTCTTTGGGTGTATTTAACAACGAACAACAAATAGATGAAACAGTAAATATCTTGAAAAAAGTAACTACTGAGTTACGTTCTGTTTCACCATTTAAAGAAAAATACTCTTTTTGA
- a CDS encoding PEFG-CTERM sorting domain-containing protein, translated as MKTKIIFVFLILGMIITLPVFAQSLITIKTNSNSYKEGDTVVISGNVSTIIVGTPITLQIFNQGNLVDVAQFNVAEDGSYSYTIIAEGPYWVKSGEYTVRASFGEGNVAETQFNFSPKSDVTATDIFEVDAGSYGTFDVNYSINGGTVKNMLIDKDIFALIVIIESENDGSITLEMPRDAFDAKKQDQTDDTFIIIIDGIEVPYQETVTNTNSRIITINFEEGDSDIEIIGTTIIPEFGTIAVMILAIGIITTIMVTKNRFQIPI; from the coding sequence GTGAAAACTAAAATTATTTTTGTATTTTTAATTTTAGGAATGATTATCACACTACCAGTTTTTGCTCAGTCCTTAATCACAATAAAAACAAATTCTAATTCATATAAAGAAGGAGATACAGTAGTAATTTCAGGTAACGTAAGTACCATCATAGTAGGCACCCCTATCACATTACAAATTTTCAATCAAGGTAATTTAGTAGATGTTGCACAATTCAATGTAGCAGAAGACGGAAGTTATTCATATACAATCATTGCAGAGGGCCCATATTGGGTTAAATCGGGAGAATACACTGTAAGAGCGTCATTTGGTGAAGGTAATGTTGCAGAAACTCAATTCAATTTTTCACCAAAATCAGATGTAACTGCAACTGACATATTTGAAGTGGATGCTGGCAGTTATGGCACATTTGACGTGAATTATTCTATAAATGGCGGTACCGTAAAAAATATGCTCATAGACAAAGACATCTTTGCATTAATAGTAATAATAGAATCTGAAAATGATGGATCTATTACTTTAGAAATGCCAAGAGATGCATTTGATGCAAAAAAACAAGATCAAACAGATGACACATTCATAATAATAATAGATGGTATAGAAGTACCGTATCAAGAAACTGTAACAAATACAAACTCAAGAATAATTACAATTAATTTTGAAGAAGGTGATTCAGATATCGAAATAATAGGTACTACAATAATTCCAGAATTTGGTACAATTGCAGTGATGATTCTAGCAATAGGAATCATAACAACAATAATGGTTACAAAAAATAGATTTCAGATTCCTATTTAG
- a CDS encoding PEFG-CTERM sorting domain-containing protein, translating to MNNRTSFALLAVLTAVGTLTISSAYAQACVGCYEPDAGRKAAQQMLLMDMPVSVWTDNTDYSHGDKITVHGKVANVSGMPITVTVVNPLNSVVTIAQINPESDGSFKTILNTDGELWKHDGTYTIKVNYGSASKSNKALVELSGATSGSSNNCASSEIYLKGNYCVPYTITGGVVTGASINSNDNAIIIRINASEDGTLTLNPDKSILDGIFMVLVDGEEWDDVEISGNQVTINFLAGAQKIEVIGTFVIPEFGTIAVMILAVAIISIIAVSAKSKLSIMPRY from the coding sequence ATGAACAACCGTACGTCGTTCGCGCTATTAGCCGTTTTGACTGCAGTCGGTACTTTAACCATATCATCAGCATATGCTCAAGCATGTGTAGGTTGTTACGAACCAGATGCTGGAAGAAAAGCAGCACAACAAATGTTGTTGATGGATATGCCTGTGTCTGTTTGGACAGATAATACAGATTATTCGCATGGTGATAAAATTACAGTACACGGTAAAGTAGCAAATGTTTCTGGAATGCCAATAACAGTTACTGTTGTGAATCCATTAAATTCTGTCGTTACAATTGCTCAGATAAATCCTGAGAGTGACGGTAGTTTTAAGACGATTCTCAATACAGATGGTGAATTATGGAAACACGATGGTACATACACCATTAAAGTCAACTATGGAAGTGCTTCAAAAAGCAATAAAGCACTTGTTGAATTAAGTGGTGCAACTTCAGGTAGCTCAAACAATTGTGCCTCTTCAGAGATTTATCTAAAAGGCAATTATTGTGTACCATACACTATTACTGGTGGAGTGGTAACAGGTGCAAGCATCAATTCTAATGATAATGCAATTATCATAAGAATTAACGCAAGTGAAGATGGAACACTCACATTAAACCCAGACAAATCAATTCTTGATGGTATCTTCATGGTACTTGTAGATGGAGAAGAATGGGATGATGTAGAAATCAGTGGCAATCAAGTCACAATCAACTTCTTAGCAGGTGCTCAAAAAATTGAAGTGATAGGTACCTTTGTAATCCCAGAATTTGGCACAATTGCAGTGATGATTCTAGCAGTAGCAATTATATCAATAATTGCAGTATCTGCAAAGTCAAAACTAAGCATTATGCCAAGATACTAA
- a CDS encoding PEFG-CTERM sorting domain-containing protein translates to MNFKSSATSMTLIVMVLSIISITSIQQDAFAQTTGMSISAIASEGSDTISINGHTKSSVTDITFTVISPSLNVVSIGQLTPDKNGDFAIEFKVPMWKENGFYTIKAEQSPHGSSLYKMSLRVEVINGMTSETNVSQSTLEKGFVEPTPTVRKTLVIKEANSMAGSNIIKISGITDSANSITLKVIAPNGNVIVVDQFAPNLNANGHFTKEIITGGALWKQDGNYTIVAQQGNDKSSIEVGIENGLVIPEFGAIAVMILAVAIISIIAVSAKSKLSIMPRY, encoded by the coding sequence ATGAATTTTAAAAGTTCAGCAACATCAATGACATTAATCGTAATGGTTTTGTCAATAATTTCAATAACTTCAATTCAACAAGATGCATTTGCTCAAACTACAGGAATGTCAATTTCAGCTATAGCATCAGAAGGTTCTGACACAATATCAATTAATGGACATACAAAATCATCTGTTACTGATATTACATTTACAGTAATTTCTCCTAGTCTAAATGTAGTCAGCATTGGTCAATTAACACCTGACAAAAATGGTGATTTTGCTATAGAATTTAAAGTTCCAATGTGGAAGGAGAATGGATTCTATACAATAAAAGCTGAACAAAGCCCACATGGAAGTTCGTTGTATAAAATGTCACTTCGTGTAGAAGTCATAAATGGTATGACCTCAGAAACAAATGTTAGTCAATCTACTTTAGAAAAAGGATTTGTTGAACCAACCCCAACAGTAAGAAAAACATTGGTGATTAAAGAAGCAAATTCAATGGCAGGATCCAACATAATCAAAATTAGTGGCATTACAGATAGCGCTAATTCAATTACATTGAAAGTAATAGCACCAAATGGAAATGTGATTGTGGTAGATCAATTTGCACCAAATCTAAATGCAAATGGGCACTTCACTAAAGAGATCATAACAGGAGGTGCATTATGGAAACAAGATGGCAATTATACTATTGTAGCTCAACAAGGCAATGATAAATCTTCAATTGAAGTAGGAATAGAAAACGGTCTTGTAATCCCAGAATTTGGTGCGATCGCAGTGATGATTCTAGCAGTAGCAATTATATCAATAATTGCAGTATCTGCAAAGTCAAAACTAAGCATTATGCCAAGATACTAA
- a CDS encoding PEFG-CTERM sorting domain-containing protein, with protein MNTHLSVLALSAIIIASIGIAPAFGQIVNPISVTTDKTSYEDGDIVLVTGEVRELLSGTPISLIVTAPNGNRVILDQLDVGLDKKYSTEFTVGGPLMRSGGTYTIEVTYGSQTRTAETTFSFAGSSDSGPKETKMAVEGTEFMVSYKITGGKLISITPDVEANSLIIAITASQDGSLVITLPRALIDAKMGDQDDTFFVLVDGEEVDFEETTTSTDRTLTILFPAGAEEIEIIGTTVVPEFGTIAVMILAVAIISIIAVSAKSKLSIMPRY; from the coding sequence ATGAATACTCATCTATCGGTGTTAGCCTTATCTGCAATTATTATTGCAAGTATTGGAATAGCACCAGCATTTGGACAAATAGTAAATCCAATCTCGGTCACTACAGACAAAACATCATACGAAGATGGTGATATAGTCTTAGTAACTGGAGAAGTAAGAGAACTTCTTTCTGGAACTCCTATTAGTCTCATAGTAACAGCACCCAACGGAAATAGAGTAATACTTGATCAATTGGATGTTGGTTTAGACAAAAAATACAGTACTGAATTTACTGTAGGTGGACCACTAATGAGATCAGGGGGAACTTATACAATTGAAGTAACTTATGGAAGCCAAACTCGTACAGCTGAAACCACATTCTCATTTGCAGGTTCATCCGATAGCGGACCAAAAGAAACCAAAATGGCAGTAGAAGGTACTGAATTTATGGTCAGTTACAAGATAACTGGTGGTAAACTAATCAGCATCACTCCAGATGTAGAAGCAAACTCCTTGATAATTGCAATAACCGCAAGTCAAGACGGTTCACTTGTCATTACATTGCCTAGAGCTTTGATTGATGCAAAGATGGGTGATCAAGATGATACATTCTTTGTCTTAGTAGACGGAGAAGAAGTAGACTTTGAGGAAACAACAACTTCTACAGATAGAACATTGACAATTCTATTCCCAGCAGGTGCTGAGGAAATCGAGATAATTGGTACTACCGTAGTCCCAGAATTTGGTACAATCGCAGTGATGATTCTAGCAGTAGCAATTATATCAATAATTGCAGTATCTGCAAAGTCAAAACTAAGCATTATGCCAAGATACTAA